Proteins encoded in a region of the Delphinus delphis chromosome 13, mDelDel1.2, whole genome shotgun sequence genome:
- the P2RX2 gene encoding P2X purinoceptor 2 isoform X2, translated as MAAAEPKTPAGTAAARRLARSCWSAFWDYETPKVIVVKNRRLGIVYRTVQLLILLYFVWYVFIVQKSYQDRETGPESSVITKVKGITSSENKVWDVEEYVKPPEGGSVFSIITRIEVTPFQTLGTCAESMRVRNATCDSDEDCVAGQLDMLGNGLRTGRCVPYYHGSSKTCEVSAWCPVEDGASVSQFLGKMAPNFTILIKNSIHYPKFQFSKGNIENRKDGYLKHCTFHEVSDLYCPIFKLGYIVEQAGENFTQLAHSGGVIGVIINWDCDLDLSASKCNPKYSFRRLDPKHVPASSGYNFRFAKYYKVNGTTTRTLIKAYGIRIDVIVHGQAGKFSLIPTIINLATALTSIGVGSFLCDWILLTFMNKNKVYSHKKFDKMVDAPKRGAGPGLGTSEPSQQDCALTDARGLAQL; from the exons ATGGCGGCGGCCGAGCCCAAGACCCCCGCGGGGACGGCCGCGGCCCGACGCCTGGCCCGGAGCTGCTGGTCCGCGTTCTGGGACTACGAGACGCCCAAGGTGATCGTGGTGAAGAACCGGCGCCTGGGCATCGTGTACCGCACGGTGCAGCTGCTCATTCTGCTCTACTTCGTGTG GTACGTGTTCATCGTGCAAAAGAGCTACCAGGACAGGGAGACGGGCCCCGAGAGCTCCGTCATCACCAAGGTCAAGGGCATCACTTCGTCCGAGAACAAAGTGTGGGACGTGGAGGAGTACGTGAAACCCCCCGAG GGGGGCAGCGTGTTCAGCATCATCACCAGGATCGAGGTCACTCCCTTCCAGACCCTCGGAACCTGCGCCGAG AGTATGAGGGTCAGAAACGCCACGTGCGACTCGGACGAGGACTGCGTGGCTGGGCAGCTGGACATGCTGGGAAACG GCCTGCGGACCGGGCGCTGTGTGCCTTATTACCACGGGTCCTCCAAGACCTGCGAGGTGTCCGCCTGGTGCCCGGTGGAGGACGGGGCCTCAGTCAG CCAGTTTCTCGGTAAGATGGCCCCCAATTTCACCATCCTCATCAAGAACAGCATCCACTACCCCAAATTCCAGTTCTCCAA GGGCAACATCGAGAACCGGAAGGATGGCTACCTGAAACACTGCACATTCCATGAGGTCTCTGACCTCTACTGCCCCATTTTCAAGCTGGGCTACATCGTGGAGCAGGCAGGGGAAAACTTCACGCAGCTGGCACACTCG GGTGGTGTAATTGGGGTCATTATCAACTGGGACTGTGACCTGGACCTGTCGGCGTCAAAGTGCAACCCCAAATACTCCTTCCGGAGGCTCGACCCCAAGCATGTCCCAGCCTCATCTGGCTACAACTTCAG GTTCGCCAAGTATTACAAAGTAAACGGTACCACCACCCGCACACTCATCAAAGCCTACGGGATCCGAATTGACGTCATCGTGCACGGACAG GCAGGGAAGTTCAGCCTGATTCCCACCATCATTAACCTGGCCACAGCGCTGACCTCTATCGGGGTG GGCTCCTTCCTGTGCGACTGGATCTTGCTAACGTTCATGAACAAAAACAAGGTCTACAGCCATAAGAAATTTGACAAG ATGGTGGATGCTCCCAAGCGGGGTGCAGGACCAGGGCTTGGCACCTCTGAGCCTTCCCAACAGGACTGCGCTCTCACAGACGCCCGAGGATTGGCCCAGCTCTGA
- the P2RX2 gene encoding P2X purinoceptor 2 isoform X1, whose product MAAAEPKTPAGTAAARRLARSCWSAFWDYETPKVIVVKNRRLGIVYRTVQLLILLYFVWYVFIVQKSYQDRETGPESSVITKVKGITSSENKVWDVEEYVKPPEGGSVFSIITRIEVTPFQTLGTCAESMRVRNATCDSDEDCVAGQLDMLGNGLRTGRCVPYYHGSSKTCEVSAWCPVEDGASVSQFLGKMAPNFTILIKNSIHYPKFQFSKGNIENRKDGYLKHCTFHEVSDLYCPIFKLGYIVEQAGENFTQLAHSGGVIGVIINWDCDLDLSASKCNPKYSFRRLDPKHVPASSGYNFRFAKYYKVNGTTTRTLIKAYGIRIDVIVHGQAGKFSLIPTIINLATALTSIGVGSFLCDWILLTFMNKNKVYSHKKFDKVCTPGPSSGSWPVTLALVLGQGPPPPYPCSADPGQAGQPQGEGQSQAWAVPPPLPCPTSAPSEQMVDAPKRGAGPGLGTSEPSQQDCALTDARGLAQL is encoded by the exons ATGGCGGCGGCCGAGCCCAAGACCCCCGCGGGGACGGCCGCGGCCCGACGCCTGGCCCGGAGCTGCTGGTCCGCGTTCTGGGACTACGAGACGCCCAAGGTGATCGTGGTGAAGAACCGGCGCCTGGGCATCGTGTACCGCACGGTGCAGCTGCTCATTCTGCTCTACTTCGTGTG GTACGTGTTCATCGTGCAAAAGAGCTACCAGGACAGGGAGACGGGCCCCGAGAGCTCCGTCATCACCAAGGTCAAGGGCATCACTTCGTCCGAGAACAAAGTGTGGGACGTGGAGGAGTACGTGAAACCCCCCGAG GGGGGCAGCGTGTTCAGCATCATCACCAGGATCGAGGTCACTCCCTTCCAGACCCTCGGAACCTGCGCCGAG AGTATGAGGGTCAGAAACGCCACGTGCGACTCGGACGAGGACTGCGTGGCTGGGCAGCTGGACATGCTGGGAAACG GCCTGCGGACCGGGCGCTGTGTGCCTTATTACCACGGGTCCTCCAAGACCTGCGAGGTGTCCGCCTGGTGCCCGGTGGAGGACGGGGCCTCAGTCAG CCAGTTTCTCGGTAAGATGGCCCCCAATTTCACCATCCTCATCAAGAACAGCATCCACTACCCCAAATTCCAGTTCTCCAA GGGCAACATCGAGAACCGGAAGGATGGCTACCTGAAACACTGCACATTCCATGAGGTCTCTGACCTCTACTGCCCCATTTTCAAGCTGGGCTACATCGTGGAGCAGGCAGGGGAAAACTTCACGCAGCTGGCACACTCG GGTGGTGTAATTGGGGTCATTATCAACTGGGACTGTGACCTGGACCTGTCGGCGTCAAAGTGCAACCCCAAATACTCCTTCCGGAGGCTCGACCCCAAGCATGTCCCAGCCTCATCTGGCTACAACTTCAG GTTCGCCAAGTATTACAAAGTAAACGGTACCACCACCCGCACACTCATCAAAGCCTACGGGATCCGAATTGACGTCATCGTGCACGGACAG GCAGGGAAGTTCAGCCTGATTCCCACCATCATTAACCTGGCCACAGCGCTGACCTCTATCGGGGTG GGCTCCTTCCTGTGCGACTGGATCTTGCTAACGTTCATGAACAAAAACAAGGTCTACAGCCATAAGAAATTTGACAAGGTGTGTACTCCAGGGCCTTCCTCAGGCAGCTGGCCTGTGACCCTGGCCCTTGTTTTGGGCCAGGGCCCTCCCCCACCCTATCCCTGCTCCGCAGACCCAGGCCAGGCTGGCCAACCGCAAggtgaggggcagagccaggcctgggctgTCCCACCCCCATTGCCTTGCCCCACCTCTGCCCCGTCTGAGCAGATGGTGGATGCTCCCAAGCGGGGTGCAGGACCAGGGCTTGGCACCTCTGAGCCTTCCCAACAGGACTGCGCTCTCACAGACGCCCGAGGATTGGCCCAGCTCTGA
- the P2RX2 gene encoding P2X purinoceptor 2 isoform X3 — translation MAAAEPKTPAGTAAARRLARSCWSAFWDYETPKVIVVRVHRAKELPGQGDGPRELRHHQGQGHHFVREQSVGRGGVRETPRGLRTGRCVPYYHGSSKTCEVSAWCPVEDGASVSQFLGKMAPNFTILIKNSIHYPKFQFSKGNIENRKDGYLKHCTFHEVSDLYCPIFKLGYIVEQAGENFTQLAHSGGVIGVIINWDCDLDLSASKCNPKYSFRRLDPKHVPASSGYNFRFAKYYKVNGTTTRTLIKAYGIRIDVIVHGQAGKFSLIPTIINLATALTSIGVGSFLCDWILLTFMNKNKVYSHKKFDKVCTPGPSSGSWPVTLALVLGQGPPPPYPCSADPGQAGQPQGEGQSQAWAVPPPLPCPTSAPSEQMVDAPKRGAGPGLGTSEPSQQDCALTDARGLAQL, via the exons ATGGCGGCGGCCGAGCCCAAGACCCCCGCGGGGACGGCCGCGGCCCGACGCCTGGCCCGGAGCTGCTGGTCCGCGTTCTGGGACTACGAGACGCCCAAGGTGATCGTG GTACGTGTTCATCGTGCAAAAGAGCTACCAGGACAGGGAGACGGGCCCCGAGAGCTCCGTCATCACCAAGGTCAAGGGCATCACTTCGTCCGAGAACAAAGTGTGGGACGTGGAGGAGTACGTGAAACCCCCCGAG GCCTGCGGACCGGGCGCTGTGTGCCTTATTACCACGGGTCCTCCAAGACCTGCGAGGTGTCCGCCTGGTGCCCGGTGGAGGACGGGGCCTCAGTCAG CCAGTTTCTCGGTAAGATGGCCCCCAATTTCACCATCCTCATCAAGAACAGCATCCACTACCCCAAATTCCAGTTCTCCAA GGGCAACATCGAGAACCGGAAGGATGGCTACCTGAAACACTGCACATTCCATGAGGTCTCTGACCTCTACTGCCCCATTTTCAAGCTGGGCTACATCGTGGAGCAGGCAGGGGAAAACTTCACGCAGCTGGCACACTCG GGTGGTGTAATTGGGGTCATTATCAACTGGGACTGTGACCTGGACCTGTCGGCGTCAAAGTGCAACCCCAAATACTCCTTCCGGAGGCTCGACCCCAAGCATGTCCCAGCCTCATCTGGCTACAACTTCAG GTTCGCCAAGTATTACAAAGTAAACGGTACCACCACCCGCACACTCATCAAAGCCTACGGGATCCGAATTGACGTCATCGTGCACGGACAG GCAGGGAAGTTCAGCCTGATTCCCACCATCATTAACCTGGCCACAGCGCTGACCTCTATCGGGGTG GGCTCCTTCCTGTGCGACTGGATCTTGCTAACGTTCATGAACAAAAACAAGGTCTACAGCCATAAGAAATTTGACAAGGTGTGTACTCCAGGGCCTTCCTCAGGCAGCTGGCCTGTGACCCTGGCCCTTGTTTTGGGCCAGGGCCCTCCCCCACCCTATCCCTGCTCCGCAGACCCAGGCCAGGCTGGCCAACCGCAAggtgaggggcagagccaggcctgggctgTCCCACCCCCATTGCCTTGCCCCACCTCTGCCCCGTCTGAGCAGATGGTGGATGCTCCCAAGCGGGGTGCAGGACCAGGGCTTGGCACCTCTGAGCCTTCCCAACAGGACTGCGCTCTCACAGACGCCCGAGGATTGGCCCAGCTCTGA